The Bombus affinis isolate iyBomAffi1 chromosome 15, iyBomAffi1.2, whole genome shotgun sequence DNA segment GAATTAGTGCATTATCTTTTTTaactaatttataaaaaaataattttagcaTTTAAAGGCGTAAAATATAGTATATCTATTACTAATTTTTATCAATCTGTAATTAGAATATGTGGAATATGTATTCCTACATACacacaataatattaatatgtagTAATCAATTTAAATTCCGTTTTCACGGAAATACGTATCTTTTAGACAGCCGGCAGAATAACCTTACTGTTACATTCACTTTAATATGTTGACACGACACAAGCAGACTAACAGCTGTTATAACCAAGAAAGAGACGTAAACAAATTTTAGTAAAACTATTAAAGTTTTATATTATGGAGGTAAATTTTTGAATTCTCACGTATCCaattcaatatttatttttataagttattaaaacccatttattttattaaatgtatatataatcaataattattttttaacaaaaaaatattgtatttatttaatGCAAGTATAATGATAGTAtttccttgtattttttatCACAATAAGGCTTATAATCtttaattttatagaatttatagaatatacttctatatgtcatatactttatagaattaatttatgattaaaaatatattaaatttactaataatatttctaatgtgatagtttattcattaatgttttcataattttatataataacttTCTTATTTGCAGTATGTGTAATACttaatacaatttaaattataattgatGTTATATCTTGTTTAGGAACAGGATAttcctattgatattaatattgGAAAATTATTAGAATGGTTAATAAACAGAAGACATTGCTCTAAGGACTGGCATGTAAAAGTTTTAAATATCAGAGAAAAAATTAACAATGCAATACAAGATATGCCTGTTCATGAAGAAATTGCAAAATTACTATCTGGGTCATGTATGctacataaatattttacattttattttgttcataattcaatttacatttattatttaatttttattctttcagatataaattattttcattgtttGAAAATAGTAGAAATATTGAAAGAAACTGAAGCTGATACAAAAAATGTATTTGGCAGGTATGGCTCACAAAGAATGAAAGATTGGCAAGAAATATTACGATTATATGAAAAAGACAATTTATATCTTGCAGAAGTTTCTCAGATACTTATAAGAAATGTTAATTATGAAATTCCAAGTACTAAAAAACAAATTCAAAAATTGGAACAAATACAAGCTGTGggtatttattatatgtacattgtatattattatatttttataaataatataacatatttttacCAGGACTTCGAAAAAAGAGAGGCAGAtcataaaaaatcagaaaatgCAGCTAGGTCGGAATTTAACTCATTTTGTAAGCAGCTAGGTATTCCTGGAAAACAAATTAAACAGGAATTATCTGAAAAAGTAAAAGAACTTCcagaaatttatgaaaaaattgCTAAAAAGATTAAGTCATTAGAAAAAGTTGTAGAATTCTATTGTGGTTTTGTTAATTATACTCTTGGTAGACAGTATGATGATGGTTGTGTTCCTATGATACGATACATAGTTGGTATGctaaattaataaaaacattttttaaaaaatgtcatacatatattatgctaaaaatattataaattaattagatAAAGGAAATACTACTACATATGAATGGATTTATGGCGAAGCTCCATTATCAGTTAATGAACCACCTTTAAATATAAGCTTAGATAATGATGATCTGGAGAAGAAGAAAGTCGAAGATATtgataacgttgtatgtgaatCATTGTAAAATGTTACAAATAACTTAGAAAATTTTTCTAAATGTTATCGTCATTAATTTAGGGAATTGATTTTGGAGAAATTGACATAAATGGCGGCATAAACTTCGGCGCTGTTAATTTAGAAGCTGGGGGTGAAATTGATTGGGGTGATGGAAATGTAGAAGAAGCTGTACTTGGAGATATtgattataatatttctttagAAGAATCTGGTATAGTCGTAGAAGCAGCTGGTCATGAAGGTGGAATTGCTACTGGTATTGAAGCATACACAGTCCTTGATAATCCATCTACTAGAAATGATTTTATTAACCAGTTGTTTGAGGTATATATGTTTTTATCTTTTCTAGTTACAAACATAATGCTTTCAGTGatgattaaaatttattttctaaaacaaattattttcttatagcTGGAAGCATTCCTTAAATTACGTTTATATGAATTCAAAGGTGACGATAGCGTAAATTTCTTAAGCTTCAGTCAATTACAAGATTCATCTTGTATTGTACAAAATTCTACATTAGAAAATAGTCAGAATATGTTAGATAACGTTCAAGTTGTCTTATCTGAAATTTTGGATACTAAAGTTCAGCACTTACATAACATAAAACATTCTGCGAGGTAAACCAAATAATATaaacattatatttatatattattttaaagaaaataaaagtttattttttttCATAGATATGTAGATGTCTTAACTTCAtcattaaaacaaaaattaagtTTAGTTGATAAAATGATAGCTTTACAAAAATCTGTGAGAGAGAAACGAGAAAAGTGTGCACAAGAAGTTACTACTGTTCGACCTCTTCTTCAACTTCTTATACAGAGAACGAAAGGACTACAAGTAGAGGTATCTGCaataatttttgttaataaatttcatctgttagcatatatttatttattaattttctttttctacttatagattgaaaaagatatctcgaaaaaatataaaaacagaGTTGTACATTTAACTGGAGGTATAAATATGTTGtaaataactaaaataaaaaggagaatatatctactgtaaataagattttattgcagaatatataatatcatatactatgTAAACAAATTTTCTGTATGccttttttacattttaatgAATACTTACtcctttaataaaataatagggATAAAATGAAAGACGACTGTTtcaatgtattaggttgtcccaaaaattcctttcgttttataaggaaataatagatgcacaacattttttgttttatattattttattgaattatgtatgatccattttgttctactACTACGAAATTTGTTCTATTACTGCAAAGTAGATCAtacataatacaataaaataatataaaacaaaaaatatcgtacttctattatttctatatagaacgaaagaaacttttgggacaacatAATATATTGTCTTGTTGATTTCTGATATTACAGAAAAATTTGTACCTTTCATAATAAAtgttacaatatttattaaagTACGCTTCTTATCTTTGGTATGAACACAATATTATTAAATCATAAATTAATGTTCAATTcagttatttatattttacaattccATACCAAATATTACATGATCATAAAAAGATTTTGCACTAATCTCCAAGGTGAAGAAGTGCATACAGCTTTGGTTGTTGGACACGGATAACGTTTTAAACATTCAGCAAATGAACGATCACATTCGCACAATCGCTGAGCACATGATCCAGATCCTCCCCAATTTCCATGTTCAACAGCTACGATATAGAGAAAAATATACTTCCAAATAAAAGTaagttatttaaataaaaataatgtattCTACGAAACTAACCGCATACTGGTTTGTAACCGCGATAACATCTCCAATAATATGGTACAAAGTATTCTGAAAATGTTGGACATTCTGTAGCATCATAGCACCAATCATGCATTTTACAACatctataaaaataattaaattgtaatttaaattaatgtaatttgaaaTCTATGTTTACATCTTTTTATATCATTGtgaattcaaatatttatgcatAGAGAACTTACCTATCTATTCCATCTATTACATATCCTGAACCTAAAAAACCACAGTAGCATCCATATCCCTTATAAGCTAAAGGATTACATCCAGTGGCGCATACTACCATGTTATACAAATGTATCACACCTCTTTTAAATCTTTTGTGAGTTGAGATCTGTTCACTATACATTCTAAAACAATGTACATTTtctgaataattaaaaattatttttcttgtaGTATAAAAAATTTTATACAGGGTTTCGGAAAGGTGAAGATAAGTATaagtaagaataaataaatttattaaaaatagaaaaaagaactTATACTACGTGTTAATGAGATTAAGTAGCTAAAAAAAAGTTTACATGAATTTATGTCCAAAAATACTTCGTTGAAAAGTTACATAAGCGTTCAAAGATTTCTTTCTGGTAAAGTTGTTCTTAAGGATATTCTCAGATTATTGATATATGTAGATTGTCAATATTTCAAAGTTCTCAATTAAAAGGATCAGTATGTTCTGTCAATACAATATTGTTAATGGTTATTAATAAATTGCATTTTCGATGAGAACCTTATTGACAATATTCATGATTGGGGGCATCCTAAGACTCGTCATACAGATTCGTAAACAGACATAAATCTACCATTATTTctacaacagcaacaacaacattCTTGTAGAAGAATGAAATTTCGAGCGTTTGTTATAACTGCCAAAACACTTGACAAAAATTTCTGAACGCTTATAACTGTTCAATAAAGCATTTTTGGACATAAATTGATATGAACTTTTTCTACctatttaattaataagttttatCCCTACCTTTCCGGACAccttgtatatgtatatgtaattaaaattaatatatcttatataaatatctttattAAAAGAAGTAATGCTACACAAAttagtataattttattaaaataaaagattgCAAAGTATAAAAAGCATTAAACTCTTACGGTAGTTTATTGTCTCTTGTATGATTGTGTGTAAAATTAACAGATGGAGATTCATGTATATATCCATTTTTCTTTTGGTATTGTATAGGTATCGCATCCCATTTTTCATCATTTTGTTTTATATGAAGATTTTCTTTCTTCCGATCTTTCGTGTAGTTGAATAAAAGTTTATCTTCAGGTAACTTATACGATTCTctatttctaattaatttctgAGTACTTGGATTATTCTTGGCTATAACAAATATTTGGCAATAAATTAAGTAAGATCAAGAAACGTAATAGTTATTATGATATTATGCAAAAACAGATTAACTCGGATCACTTAATGATCGCCCTGCACGAAAATTTCTCTGCATATTTTCGAAGTTATTTTCAGAATAAACTATTCATTGCACGAAACGTACTTATGCACGCGCATCGTTTATTGTCATTACAAACTTATTTTATCTCCTTTCCAAGCTAGTTATCTTTGAAATTATTGTAATTTCTCTAGTAATTTTATGGTTCATCATCATTGTCTATATACGATTTCcatgaaatttataaatttaaaatatacatatcacataaaaatgtatttatgtTTAGAATGTTATATATTCTAATCTATAGacgatattaaaatttctaatacgaattattcatttttttttttttttcgttccaATTGTTGATTTAAAAGCGGTCAAAAATGCACGTTTTCAAccgttccttttcttttctttcacgCTTACTGAATCCTAATCTCTAGCAACGAGACACACTTCCGTCTACGGCACATCTTCCGATTATGTCATTAAAAAAACTTATTCATTAACTGCTGTAGAGTAAACGCGTATTATTTTATGATTCGTTTAATATCAGGGGCTCAGTAAAGGAAGATACGAGAGATGGATTATTCATATAACTTAAGAAAATTGTGCGTAAAGCGTGCAAAAGCTTAATAAGGATATCTTTATGTTTTCAAACACTTAGATATTAGAATAAAGTTATCCTttcctatattattaaattaaaatattgtagCTATTAGCATATCCCTATCGTAGAAACGTTTTGTAAAAACGTTTGTATGATCTTTTCTTTAGATGAATGCTGATCAACTGCTTCCTCTACTATTTCGTTTTTAAAAAAGAGTACCTGCTTGTACTACTTTTTCCATTAAGTTTCAAACTTCTTCTTAAGAATAATTTGCAAGAAAAAAGAATTTACAATTTGGTAAATTTCGTTGAAGAACCcaaattatttaacaaaataatgtaacaatattgtGATGTAATTAGATATAGCATGAGATTAGATTCTCATACGAAGATGGAGGAGTACCCATCATGGGTATAGGTAATAACATCGAAGTCGATGCATAAACATTACATTAATATATGaacattgataaaaatatatatgtagctttcttttattattaagtggtcacaaaaaatatttgcgcaTACCATTATTTTTTTATCAGGTTTTACTTTTTATTCTCATAGTATCAAATTGTTATAGTCATATGAAAGCACTACCAAATGACACGAAATTTCATATACTTGAatctaattatttaatataaaaatactatAACAAATATGCacaataaaatgcaaatattttttatagccACTGTAAATTATTATGACATACCACGACTTTGATAACAAGGCAGCGTTACAAATATCACAAGGGAAAGAAAGATGAAAATTTTTCGACGAGGTATCATCTGTGGCCAATTAGAGCTATAAAAAATTAACACGGCTTTGACTCTTCTGTGAATCATCGAATATATGTTTTCACAAATACGAAAACAAGCTTTTAATGTCAGCTACGAATTTTAAAGTTATTCAACATGTTACGACCCGTGGGTTCCAGTATCGAAGAATCGTAACGTTCCACACGTGAGCGCATTATTCACTACGCATTATCAATTACGAGGGATTCAGATTTATTGATCAAAATCGATGAAATCAAAGAACGTGGTAAATAACAATATCCTTTCATACTTTGAAATTATTCTCTTTTACACAATCTCGGACAAAGATCGTTATGTTCGTGAAATTCTTGAACATCCAAAAATCTTCAGATATCATTTAAAATTCATCTATGCAACCATCAATCTATATATTTGAACAGGTAAGTCTTCTTCCAAGCAATGTGAtccatcgacgatttatttaaaaaatacgctCATTGCAAATATCACTTTcgtaaatatttaaaagttaTCAACCATCTTCATCTGTTGCACAAAATAttgtcttttttattttaaaatcagAACTTTTTTCGTTCGAGTAAATTTCTGTACCGCACTGTATCCACTGTTTTCCAAAATTAGAGCCAAAATCCTTTCATCGGCGGAAGAGTCAAATGAACACTGTCCAGCTTTATCAAATGCTTTTGGTTCATCGATTCCCTCTACCCTCTATGAAAATTTACCCCTTCCTACCACAAAACATTTGACGTGTCATGATTCACTGTTCTGCTGAATTCCGTGACTCCAAGTCTTTCCTTTGGAGCTAGCTACGAAGTACTCGAGGAACGGCACTTAGACTGGTCCTCTTCATCGAGGAGAAGAGACACGAGGCGCTTAGGCGCACTCTGAGAAACCTACTGTTATACTTTCGACGACTTCCTTGAAGCGGAGAATACTCAACAACTTATTCACCTTTTACTCGCTTTTTATTCATCTCCTATCTCGATCGCTGTTTCAATGGTTTATCTTTATAAGTATATTACTTCGTCTTCTTTTATTGTAGGTACCTTTTGATGGTTATAACTTCTGAAGAAGAGATAACTTTCGATATGATTATGTTTATTAGTCTCGTAATTTAATCCAGTTTCATTCACAcactattttttatttatttttgggtagttttatttctgtttctccttttcagATCTTTTAGCGAGTATATCCTTCATTTCACTATCTTGGAGTTGTTTTGTTAATACAGTGATATAATAATTTGATTTCTAATAAGTTTGTGTTGAAGTAAATATGTAACGAAAGCTATATAGAACGTTTTTATTTTTGTAAGATGAGATTTCGTTGTAGATGTGATCTAATTTTTAAGTAGTCCAGATCTCTCCCAAAACAAGCTCAGAGGTTAAAGGACAAGCGTAAATGATGCCGCAGAGATTGTTTTAAATTCAAATTCCACGATAATTTTGAACACAagtaacaataattattttgctgatAAAATTGTTTGAATGAATTTATGCCAAATTGTGTAACTTTTATAGAAGAtttgcattttttaaaatttacattCTATAATCTTTGCAAAACATTATTTGTGAAATATCTACTTTTGTTAAATATCATTAAAATTC contains these protein-coding regions:
- the LOC126924779 gene encoding uncharacterized protein LOC126924779, translating into MIHRRVKAVLIFYSSNWPQMIPRRKIFIFLSLVIFVTLPCYQSRAKNNPSTQKLIRNRESYKLPEDKLLFNYTKDRKKENLHIKQNDEKWDAIPIQYQKKNGYIHESPSVNFTHNHTRDNKLPMYSEQISTHKRFKRGVIHLYNMVVCATGCNPLAYKGYGCYCGFLGSGYVIDGIDRCCKMHDWCYDATECPTFSEYFVPYYWRCYRGYKPVCAVEHGNWGGSGSCAQRLCECDRSFAECLKRYPCPTTKAVCTSSPWRLVQNLFMIM
- the LOC126924769 gene encoding CDK5 regulatory subunit-associated protein 3 isoform X1; amino-acid sequence: MEEQDIPIDINIGKLLEWLINRRHCSKDWHVKVLNIREKINNAIQDMPVHEEIAKLLSGSYINYFHCLKIVEILKETEADTKNVFGRYGSQRMKDWQEILRLYEKDNLYLAEVSQILIRNVNYEIPSTKKQIQKLEQIQADFEKREADHKKSENAARSEFNSFCKQLGIPGKQIKQELSEKVKELPEIYEKIAKKIKSLEKVVEFYCGFVNYTLGRQYDDGCVPMIRYIVDKGNTTTYEWIYGEAPLSVNEPPLNISLDNDDLEKKKVEDIDNVGIDFGEIDINGGINFGAVNLEAGGEIDWGDGNVEEAVLGDIDYNISLEESGIVVEAAGHEGGIATGIEAYTVLDNPSTRNDFINQLFELEAFLKLRLYEFKGDDSVNFLSFSQLQDSSCIVQNSTLENSQNMLDNVQVVLSEILDTKVQHLHNIKHSARYVDVLTSSLKQKLSLVDKMIALQKSVREKREKCAQEVTTVRPLLQLLIQRTKGLQVEIEKDISKKYKNRVVHLTGGINML
- the LOC126924769 gene encoding CDK5RAP3-like protein isoform X2 — translated: MYLAEVSQILIRNVNYEIPSTKKQIQKLEQIQADFEKREADHKKSENAARSEFNSFCKQLGIPGKQIKQELSEKVKELPEIYEKIAKKIKSLEKVVEFYCGFVNYTLGRQYDDGCVPMIRYIVDKGNTTTYEWIYGEAPLSVNEPPLNISLDNDDLEKKKVEDIDNVGIDFGEIDINGGINFGAVNLEAGGEIDWGDGNVEEAVLGDIDYNISLEESGIVVEAAGHEGGIATGIEAYTVLDNPSTRNDFINQLFELEAFLKLRLYEFKGDDSVNFLSFSQLQDSSCIVQNSTLENSQNMLDNVQVVLSEILDTKVQHLHNIKHSARYVDVLTSSLKQKLSLVDKMIALQKSVREKREKCAQEVTTVRPLLQLLIQRTKGLQVEIEKDISKKYKNRVVHLTGGINML